In Zea mays cultivar B73 chromosome 7, Zm-B73-REFERENCE-NAM-5.0, whole genome shotgun sequence, the following proteins share a genomic window:
- the LOC541991 gene encoding glutathione transferase 6 translates to MAAAAEVVLLDFWVSPFGQRCRIALAEKGVAYEYREQDLLDKGELLLRSNPIHKKIPVLLHAGRPVCESLVILQYIDEAWPDVAPLLPKDDPYARAQARFWADYIDKKIYDSQTRLWKFEGEAREQAKKDLVEVLETLEGELADKPFFGGGALGFVDVALVPFTSWFLAYEKLGGFSIQEHCPRIVAWAARCRERESVAKALSDPAKVLEFVQFLQSKFGAK, encoded by the exons atggcggcggcggcggaggtcgTGCTGCTGGACTTCTGGGTGAGCCCCTTCGGGCAGCGCTGCCGGATCGCGCTGGCGGAGAAGGGCGTGGCCTACGAGTACCGCGAGCAGGACCTCCTGGACAAGGGCGAGCTGCTCCTCCGCTCCAACCCCATCCACAAGAAGATCCCCGTCCTGCTCCACGCCGGCAGGCCCGTCTGCGAGTCGCTCGTCATCCTCCAGTACATCGACGAGGCCTGGCCGGACGTCGCGCCGCTCCTCCCCAAGGACGACCCCTACGCCCGCGCGCAGGCGCGTTTCTGGGCCGATTACATCGACAAGAAG ATCTATGACAGCCAGACTCGGCTGTGGAAGTTCGAGGGCGAGGCGCGGGAGCAGGCGAAGAAGGACCTGGTGGAGGTCCTGGAGACCCTGGAGGGGGAGCTCGCCGACAAGCCCTTCTTCGGCGgcggcgccctcggcttcgtgGACGTGGCTCTGGTGCCCTTCACGTCCTGGTTCCTCGCCTACGAGAAGCTGGGCGGGTTCAGCATCCAGGAGCACTGCCCCAGGATCGTGGCCTGGGCGGCGCGTTGCAGGGAGCGGGAGAGCGTGGCCAAGGCGCTGTCCGACCCTGCCAAGGTGCTCGAGTTCGTCCAGTTCCTCCAGAGCAAGTTCGGGGCCAAGTGA